The Kaistia defluvii genome has a segment encoding these proteins:
- a CDS encoding glycosyltransferase, with translation MQAGLADHAEIWHHHRGTGTAVFHGDDGIMRRAFPVSDSAAPFHSETMIEFIERQGAPRILCVWGLGVSEPILEACADSIKIYNSIDVPALRVPPEVSRHFDLVLTGAGWQGDEVRQRHPDMPTLILPVGPDFASPETFFPIPDVPKIYDVVYVAAAQPYKRHDVLLDALARSPRPLKALCVMGYGEDGDRLRQAAAERGLDVDFVGPPGVPHAEVNRLINQARVGVVCGVDDGAPAILTEYMLAGLPVVANDALRCGLQYIEPETGIAAPADRFEVAILEALERTDFNPRQTVLDRWAWPHSISKLAARIRSLEAIRAERHPLSELA, from the coding sequence GTGCAAGCCGGATTGGCCGACCATGCCGAGATCTGGCACCACCACCGTGGCACGGGAACGGCCGTCTTCCACGGCGATGACGGCATCATGCGGCGCGCCTTTCCCGTCAGCGATAGTGCCGCCCCGTTTCATTCCGAGACCATGATTGAATTCATCGAGCGACAGGGTGCCCCGCGCATTCTCTGCGTCTGGGGGCTTGGCGTTTCCGAGCCAATTCTCGAAGCCTGTGCCGACAGCATCAAGATTTACAATTCCATCGACGTGCCCGCCCTGCGCGTGCCGCCCGAGGTCAGCCGCCATTTCGACCTCGTGCTGACCGGCGCCGGGTGGCAGGGCGACGAGGTGCGGCAACGGCATCCCGATATGCCCACGCTCATCCTGCCGGTCGGTCCCGACTTCGCTTCGCCGGAGACCTTCTTTCCCATCCCCGATGTCCCGAAGATCTATGACGTCGTCTATGTGGCTGCCGCCCAGCCCTACAAGCGGCATGACGTCCTGCTCGACGCGCTGGCCCGTTCGCCCCGGCCGCTCAAGGCGCTCTGCGTCATGGGATATGGCGAGGATGGCGACCGGCTGCGCCAGGCTGCGGCCGAGCGAGGGCTGGACGTCGATTTCGTCGGCCCGCCGGGGGTGCCGCATGCCGAGGTCAACAGGCTGATCAATCAGGCCCGGGTCGGGGTCGTTTGCGGCGTCGATGACGGCGCGCCTGCGATCCTGACCGAATACATGCTGGCCGGTCTGCCAGTGGTCGCCAACGACGCCTTGCGCTGCGGGCTGCAGTACATCGAGCCCGAGACCGGGATCGCCGCGCCCGCCGACCGCTTCGAGGTCGCCATTCTCGAAGCGCTTGAGCGCACAGACTTCAACCCACGCCAGACCGTTCTCGATCGCTGGGCGTGGCCCCATTCCATTTCCAAGCTTGCCGCCCGGATCCGCTCGCTCGAAGCGATCCGTGCCGAGCGCCATCCCCTTTCCGAGCTTGCGTGA
- a CDS encoding ferritin-like domain-containing protein, with the protein MAAEKNLSDAFYETLKDVYFAEKQSVKACKKSAKAAQSPELKKAFTDHGEESQGHVERLVQVFEILGKPARGKTCDAMVGITSEMEEDLEDFGGTAAADAVLIGCGQAIEHYEIARYGMLKTWAMQLGMKDAAKLLDETLQEEHKADALLTQIAEAGVNASAEEGRKAARA; encoded by the coding sequence ATGGCCGCTGAGAAGAATTTGTCGGATGCGTTTTACGAGACGCTCAAGGATGTCTACTTTGCCGAGAAGCAGTCTGTAAAGGCGTGCAAGAAGTCGGCGAAGGCTGCACAGTCGCCTGAGCTGAAGAAGGCTTTCACGGACCATGGCGAGGAAAGCCAGGGACATGTCGAGCGTCTGGTGCAGGTTTTCGAAATTCTCGGTAAGCCGGCACGCGGCAAGACCTGCGATGCCATGGTGGGCATCACGTCCGAGATGGAAGAAGACCTGGAAGATTTCGGCGGAACGGCCGCCGCTGACGCCGTTCTGATCGGCTGCGGTCAGGCCATCGAGCATTACGAAATTGCCCGTTACGGCATGCTCAAGACCTGGGCGATGCAGCTTGGCATGAAAGACGCCGCCAAGCTTCTCGATGAGACGCTCCAGGAAGAGCACAAGGCGGACGCGTTGCTCACGCAGATCGCCGAAGCTGGCGTCAATGCCAGCGCCGAGGAAGGCCGCAAGGCCGCTCGCGCCTAA
- a CDS encoding general stress protein, with protein MTTTVSGLFDTHADATAAVRDLQALGIARDDISVVASNVDGDVDASDVAVDASAGAGIGAAFGGLGGLLAGLGIVAIPGVGPVVAAGWLIATAAGAAAGAVVGGAAGGIVGALTESGVPERDAHVYAEGVRRGGTLVTARVADEKAELARGVLHDARAVDLERRRSDYETAGWTSFDPDAPMPPRDRVGTYSDRI; from the coding sequence ATGACTACGACCGTTTCTGGACTGTTTGACACGCACGCAGATGCCACTGCCGCCGTTCGCGATCTTCAGGCTCTTGGCATTGCCCGCGATGATATCAGCGTGGTTGCTTCCAATGTCGACGGCGACGTCGATGCTTCGGACGTTGCCGTTGACGCCAGCGCCGGCGCGGGCATTGGCGCGGCCTTTGGCGGCCTCGGCGGCCTTCTCGCCGGCCTTGGCATCGTAGCCATTCCGGGCGTTGGCCCGGTCGTGGCGGCCGGCTGGCTGATCGCAACCGCAGCCGGCGCTGCGGCTGGCGCGGTCGTCGGTGGCGCAGCTGGCGGTATCGTCGGCGCCCTGACGGAATCCGGCGTGCCGGAGCGCGATGCGCATGTTTATGCCGAAGGCGTTCGCCGCGGCGGCACGCTGGTCACCGCCCGCGTTGCTGACGAGAAGGCTGAACTGGCTCGCGGCGTGCTGCATGACGCCCGCGCTGTCGACCTGGAGCGCCGTCGTAGCGATTACGAGACGGCCGGCTGGACCAGCTTCGACCCGGATGCGCCGATGCCCCCGAGGGATCGCGTCGGCACGTACAGCGACCGTATCTAA
- a CDS encoding catalase, whose product MDPKSRVNSPAKLGDEVITRGAGGETHQTTEGGYKTLTTQQGMPVADDQNTLRQGARGPALIEDGHFREKIFHFDHERIPERVVHARGYGAHGFFETYQPLTDLTRADIFQRAGEKTPVFVRFSTVAGNKGSADLARDVRGFAVKFYTKEGNWDLVGNNIPVFFIQDAIKFPDLVHSVKQEPDRDFPQAQSAHDNFWDFVSLMPEAMHMIMWIMSDRAIPRSFRFMEGFGVHTFRLVNAEGKSTFVKFHWKPKLGMQSVVWNEAVKINGADPDFHRRDLWNAIQSGDYPEWELGLQTFDQDFADSFDFDVLDATKLIPEDILPVTPVGRLVLDRMPENFFAETEQVAFMTQNIVPGIDFSNDPLLQGRNFSYLDTQLKRLGGPNFTHLPINAPKCPFHNFQQDGHMAFHNPKGRANYEPNSWGPEIGGPREAPMQGFQTLAQEPEGPKVRLRAESFADHYSQARQFYRSQTAIEQKHISDALVFELSNCETPAIRERVVSHLLNIDGDLAKTVAAGLGLPNLPKAATPAAQPKMDLPTSDALSILKNGPSHFKGRKLGILITDGVDATLLAALEKAVEKAGGTFERIAPTVGGVKASDGTQLPAHRKIDGGPSVLFDAVAILASEAGLADLLKLPPARDFVADAYAHYKFCGFTAAATGLFDKAGLPKELDAGFVQLAQAGDADRFIQTCGALRFWDRVDGA is encoded by the coding sequence ATGGACCCGAAAAGTCGCGTGAACTCGCCCGCCAAATTGGGCGATGAAGTCATTACTCGGGGCGCCGGAGGCGAGACGCACCAGACCACCGAGGGAGGGTACAAGACCCTCACGACGCAGCAGGGCATGCCGGTCGCAGACGATCAGAACACGCTTCGCCAAGGCGCGCGCGGCCCCGCGCTGATCGAAGATGGGCATTTCCGCGAGAAGATCTTCCACTTCGATCACGAGCGCATTCCCGAGCGCGTCGTCCATGCGAGAGGCTACGGCGCGCATGGCTTTTTTGAGACCTATCAACCACTTACCGATCTGACGCGCGCCGACATCTTTCAGCGCGCCGGCGAGAAGACCCCGGTTTTCGTGCGGTTTTCGACGGTCGCCGGCAACAAGGGCTCGGCCGATCTGGCGCGCGACGTGCGCGGTTTCGCCGTCAAGTTCTACACCAAGGAAGGCAACTGGGACCTGGTTGGCAACAACATCCCGGTCTTCTTCATCCAGGACGCGATCAAGTTCCCCGACCTGGTTCACTCCGTGAAGCAGGAACCGGACCGCGACTTCCCGCAGGCCCAGAGCGCGCACGACAATTTCTGGGATTTTGTGTCGCTGATGCCGGAAGCGATGCACATGATCATGTGGATCATGTCCGACCGGGCCATCCCGCGCTCGTTCCGCTTCATGGAGGGCTTCGGCGTCCACACGTTCCGGCTCGTCAATGCCGAGGGCAAGTCGACCTTCGTCAAGTTCCACTGGAAGCCCAAGCTCGGCATGCAGTCGGTCGTCTGGAACGAGGCGGTCAAGATCAACGGCGCCGATCCGGATTTCCACCGCCGCGATCTTTGGAACGCAATCCAGAGCGGTGACTATCCCGAGTGGGAACTCGGCCTGCAGACCTTTGACCAGGACTTTGCCGACAGTTTCGATTTCGACGTGCTCGATGCGACCAAGCTGATCCCCGAGGATATTCTTCCCGTGACGCCGGTCGGACGCCTCGTGCTCGATCGCATGCCGGAGAATTTCTTCGCCGAGACCGAGCAGGTCGCCTTCATGACGCAGAACATCGTCCCGGGCATCGACTTCTCGAACGATCCCCTGCTGCAGGGGCGGAATTTCTCCTATCTCGACACGCAGTTGAAGCGTCTCGGCGGGCCGAATTTCACGCATCTGCCCATCAATGCCCCGAAGTGCCCGTTCCATAATTTCCAGCAGGACGGCCACATGGCATTCCACAATCCAAAGGGACGGGCCAATTACGAGCCCAATTCCTGGGGGCCGGAAATCGGCGGACCGCGCGAGGCGCCCATGCAGGGCTTCCAGACCCTTGCCCAGGAACCCGAAGGTCCGAAGGTCCGGTTGCGCGCCGAGAGCTTCGCCGATCACTATAGCCAGGCCCGGCAGTTCTATCGCAGCCAGACGGCCATCGAGCAGAAGCACATCTCCGACGCGCTGGTCTTCGAACTAAGCAATTGCGAGACGCCCGCCATCCGGGAACGCGTGGTTTCGCACCTTCTCAACATCGATGGCGACCTGGCCAAGACGGTGGCTGCCGGCCTCGGCCTGCCCAACCTTCCGAAGGCCGCGACCCCGGCGGCGCAGCCCAAGATGGATCTGCCCACGTCGGATGCGCTCAGCATTCTCAAGAACGGGCCGAGCCATTTCAAGGGACGCAAGCTGGGCATCCTGATCACCGACGGCGTCGACGCCACTCTGCTGGCCGCCCTCGAGAAGGCGGTCGAAAAAGCTGGCGGCACTTTCGAGCGGATTGCGCCGACAGTCGGCGGCGTCAAGGCAAGCGACGGCACGCAACTACCCGCCCATCGCAAGATCGATGGCGGTCCCTCGGTGCTCTTCGACGCGGTGGCCATCCTCGCCAGCGAGGCCGGTCTCGCCGACCTGCTGAAGCTGCCGCCGGCGCGTGACTTCGTCGCCGATGCCTATGCGCACTACAAGTTCTGCGGCTTCACCGCCGCGGCGACGGGCCTGTTCGACAAGGCAGGACTGCCGAAAGAACTCGACGCAGGATTCGTCCAGCTCGCCCAGGCGGGCGACGCGGATCGCTTCATCCAGACCTGCGGCGCGCTGCGCTTCTGGGATCGCGTCGACGGCGCCTAA
- a CDS encoding NAD-dependent succinate-semialdehyde dehydrogenase has protein sequence MNVRQQIDPSTTHGLDLSEFSRGLYINGAWHASRSGRVIAVTDPSTGKIIASVPDAALEDAAAAVAAASAAAEGWRETAPRKRSEILRRCFDLMVERSEMLAKLISLENGKALRDARGEVAYAAEFFRWNAEEAVRISGEFGRAPAGTNRIIVDYEPIGVCVLITPWNFPAAMATRKIAPALAAGCTVILKPASETPLTAYALAALYEEAGVPPGVVNVLTTSTPGPLTAWMLADPTVRKLSFTGSTGVGRALLAEAAKNVISCSMELGGNAPFVVFDDADLQAALDGAMVAKMRNAGEACTAANRLYVQSGIYDAFAEGLRERMANLKVGAGTDDATECGPMITRKAVQKIDRLVEDATSRGARVLCGGTVGKGEGFFYPPTVLADVSPEAEMAHEEIFGPVAPLYRFETESEAIARANDTEYGLAAYIFTRDVARGLRVASRIEAGMIALNRGLVSDPAAPFGGVKQSGLGREGGQHHGIAEFMEAKYIATSF, from the coding sequence ATGAACGTTCGTCAGCAAATCGATCCGTCGACAACGCATGGACTGGATCTTTCCGAATTTTCGCGCGGTCTCTACATCAACGGCGCCTGGCATGCCTCCCGCAGCGGTCGCGTGATCGCCGTCACCGATCCGTCGACCGGCAAGATCATTGCGTCCGTGCCCGATGCCGCGCTGGAGGATGCCGCAGCCGCGGTTGCGGCGGCTTCCGCTGCTGCCGAGGGCTGGCGGGAGACCGCGCCGCGCAAGCGCTCGGAAATCCTGCGCCGCTGCTTTGATCTGATGGTCGAACGCTCGGAGATGCTGGCCAAGCTGATCTCGCTGGAGAACGGCAAGGCGCTGCGCGATGCGCGCGGCGAGGTCGCCTATGCGGCGGAGTTCTTCCGTTGGAACGCCGAGGAAGCGGTTCGCATCTCCGGCGAGTTCGGCAGGGCGCCGGCCGGCACCAACCGCATCATCGTCGACTACGAGCCGATCGGCGTCTGTGTCCTGATCACGCCGTGGAATTTCCCAGCAGCGATGGCGACCCGCAAGATCGCGCCGGCCCTGGCGGCCGGCTGCACGGTCATCCTGAAGCCCGCGAGCGAAACGCCGCTCACCGCCTATGCGCTGGCGGCGCTCTATGAAGAGGCCGGTGTTCCGCCCGGCGTCGTCAACGTCCTGACCACGTCCACCCCCGGCCCCCTGACGGCCTGGATGCTCGCCGATCCGACGGTGCGCAAGCTCTCCTTCACGGGCTCGACCGGTGTCGGCCGCGCGCTGCTGGCGGAAGCGGCCAAGAACGTCATCTCCTGTTCGATGGAACTGGGCGGCAACGCGCCCTTCGTCGTATTCGACGACGCAGATCTGCAGGCGGCGCTCGATGGCGCGATGGTCGCCAAGATGCGCAATGCCGGCGAAGCCTGCACGGCGGCCAACCGTCTCTATGTGCAGTCCGGCATCTATGACGCCTTCGCCGAGGGGCTGCGCGAGCGCATGGCCAATCTCAAGGTCGGCGCCGGCACGGACGATGCGACCGAGTGCGGCCCGATGATCACCCGCAAGGCCGTGCAGAAGATCGATCGCCTGGTGGAGGATGCGACCAGCCGCGGGGCGCGGGTGCTGTGCGGCGGCACCGTCGGCAAAGGGGAGGGCTTCTTCTATCCGCCGACCGTGCTGGCGGATGTCTCGCCCGAGGCGGAAATGGCGCATGAGGAGATCTTCGGTCCCGTGGCGCCGCTCTATCGCTTCGAGACGGAGAGCGAGGCGATCGCCCGCGCCAACGACACGGAATATGGTCTGGCGGCCTATATCTTCACGCGCGATGTGGCGCGCGGCTTGCGGGTAGCATCGCGAATCGAAGCCGGTATGATCGCGCTCAACCGAGGCCTCGTTTCCGATCCCGCCGCCCCGTTTGGTGGCGTCAAGCAAAGCGGGTTGGGTCGCGAGGGCGGTCAGCATCACGGCATAGCCGAATTCATGGAGGCGAAATACATCGCCACCAGTTTCTGA
- the amyA gene encoding alpha-amylase — protein MPQQPFLFPAVFSRSSRRHEENMAPRTLLQFFHWYYPDGGRLWGEVGERADALASMGITDVWLPPAYKGATGGYSVGYDSYDLFDLGEFDQKGTVATKYGDRAGLEQATGALRAKGLRVIHDVVFNHKMGADEEEAVRVRRVNPEDRTQIEDEAFEAKAYTRFTFPGRNGQYSQFIWDVKCFSGVDVIKDPDESGIFRLVNEYGDGEWNEEVDAENGNFDFLMGADVEFRNTAVYEELKYWGRWLPEQVPVDGFRLDAAKHIPAWFFRDWVGHMRDTVDPELFVVAEYWHPDMETLSNYLELVDKQLMLFDVGLHHRFHDASAQGADFDMRTIFDGSLVAASPEHAVTLVDNHDTQPLQALEAPVEPWFKPLAYALILLREQGVPCVFYPDLFGAHYTDKGGDGNDHEIHMPAIECLPKLIEARSRFANGPQTDLFDDANCVGFIRHGTGEEPGCVVVLSNGEGGEKSVELGPDQAGATFHDFLGHRDDQIVLDDQGRAAFPTNGGSVSVWVRSES, from the coding sequence TTGCCGCAGCAACCGTTTCTGTTTCCAGCCGTTTTCTCCCGCTCATCGCGGCGACACGAGGAAAACATGGCCCCACGGACTCTGCTTCAGTTCTTCCACTGGTACTATCCCGATGGCGGGCGTCTCTGGGGTGAAGTGGGGGAACGGGCCGATGCGCTCGCGAGCATGGGCATCACCGATGTCTGGCTGCCGCCGGCCTATAAGGGCGCCACCGGCGGCTATTCGGTCGGCTATGACAGTTACGACCTGTTCGATCTCGGCGAATTCGACCAGAAAGGCACCGTCGCCACCAAGTATGGCGATCGCGCCGGCCTTGAACAGGCGACAGGCGCGCTGCGCGCCAAGGGCCTGCGCGTCATTCATGACGTCGTCTTCAATCACAAGATGGGTGCAGACGAAGAAGAGGCCGTGCGCGTGCGCCGGGTCAATCCCGAGGACCGCACCCAGATCGAAGACGAGGCGTTCGAGGCCAAGGCCTACACCCGCTTCACCTTTCCGGGTCGCAACGGCCAATATTCGCAGTTCATCTGGGACGTGAAGTGCTTCAGCGGCGTCGATGTCATCAAGGACCCGGATGAAAGCGGGATCTTCCGGCTGGTCAACGAATATGGCGACGGCGAATGGAACGAGGAGGTCGACGCCGAAAACGGCAATTTCGACTTCCTGATGGGTGCCGACGTCGAGTTCCGCAACACGGCCGTCTATGAGGAACTGAAATATTGGGGCCGCTGGCTGCCGGAGCAGGTGCCGGTCGACGGGTTCCGGCTGGATGCGGCCAAGCACATCCCGGCCTGGTTCTTCCGTGATTGGGTCGGCCATATGCGCGACACCGTAGATCCCGAGCTCTTCGTGGTTGCCGAATACTGGCATCCCGACATGGAGACGCTCTCGAACTATCTGGAGCTGGTCGACAAGCAGTTGATGCTGTTCGATGTCGGACTGCACCACCGCTTTCATGACGCATCCGCCCAGGGTGCCGATTTCGACATGCGCACGATTTTCGACGGCTCGCTGGTGGCCGCGTCGCCGGAACATGCGGTGACGCTCGTCGACAACCACGACACCCAGCCCTTGCAAGCGCTGGAGGCTCCGGTCGAGCCCTGGTTCAAGCCGCTGGCCTATGCCTTGATCCTGTTGCGGGAACAGGGTGTCCCCTGCGTCTTCTACCCGGACCTGTTCGGCGCGCACTACACCGACAAGGGTGGCGACGGCAACGATCACGAGATCCACATGCCGGCGATCGAATGCCTGCCCAAGCTGATCGAAGCGCGGAGTCGTTTCGCGAATGGACCGCAGACGGACCTGTTCGACGACGCGAACTGCGTCGGGTTCATCCGGCACGGCACCGGAGAAGAGCCCGGCTGCGTGGTGGTCCTGTCCAATGGCGAGGGCGGCGAGAAATCGGTCGAGCTAGGCCCCGATCAGGCCGGCGCTACCTTCCACGATTTCCTGGGTCACCGGGACGACCAGATCGTGCTCGACGATCAGGGCCGAGCCGCCTTCCCGACCAATGGCGGCAGCGTGAGCGTGTGGGTCCGGTCCGAGTCCTAG
- a CDS encoding alpha/beta hydrolase encodes MATAHSTLDPYRIRDHVADFDAIVADIRARSAQTRSAVPMHANVAYGEDPTETVDLFFPANPSPLMPVHVFIHGGYWRMFSKEDYSCVAQTVTQAGAIAVIVDYALMPSVRMATIVDQVRRAKAWVIANIADYGGDASRLTVSGHSAGAHLSTFLFDDPETSSGMGAALLLGGLYELQPLQSSFLHAEIAITDDEVARFSPMRHRHDAGTRVVVAVGELETPPFHQQAQAFRDVLVGQGLSVTLHSVRSRNHMDSVRDLASPGSDAGALLTALIEGSRAPA; translated from the coding sequence ATGGCGACTGCGCATTCCACGCTCGATCCGTACCGGATCCGCGACCATGTGGCTGATTTCGACGCCATCGTCGCGGACATTCGAGCGCGCAGCGCGCAGACGCGGTCGGCGGTGCCGATGCACGCCAACGTCGCCTATGGAGAGGATCCGACCGAGACGGTGGACCTGTTCTTCCCCGCCAACCCCAGCCCCTTGATGCCCGTCCATGTCTTTATCCATGGCGGATATTGGCGGATGTTCTCGAAGGAGGATTATTCCTGCGTCGCGCAAACCGTGACGCAGGCGGGCGCCATCGCCGTCATCGTCGACTACGCGCTGATGCCGTCCGTTCGGATGGCGACGATCGTCGATCAGGTTCGGCGCGCCAAGGCATGGGTGATTGCGAATATCGCCGACTATGGCGGGGATGCATCCCGGTTGACCGTCAGCGGTCATTCCGCCGGCGCGCATCTCTCGACGTTCCTGTTCGACGATCCCGAGACGTCGTCCGGCATGGGCGCGGCGCTGCTGCTGGGCGGTCTTTACGAGCTGCAGCCGCTGCAATCCTCATTCCTGCATGCGGAAATCGCCATCACGGACGACGAGGTCGCCCGCTTCTCGCCCATGCGCCATCGGCATGACGCGGGTACCCGCGTCGTGGTGGCCGTCGGCGAGTTGGAAACGCCGCCCTTCCACCAGCAGGCGCAAGCCTTTCGCGATGTCCTGGTGGGGCAGGGGCTCTCCGTGACGCTGCATTCGGTTCGGTCCCGAAACCACATGGACAGTGTCCGGGATCTCGCCAGTCCCGGCTCCGATGCAGGTGCCTTGTTGACTGCCTTGATCGAGGGATCGCGGGCGCCAGCGTAG
- a CDS encoding PepSY domain-containing protein — translation MKNLVFAGLLIAASAAPAFAEEAKTPAVAGEQTNPAAPVAGANSFTEDQARARVTDAGYTDVSALVKDAEGIWRGKASKGGAMMDVAVDFQGNVTSK, via the coding sequence ATGAAGAACCTCGTATTCGCCGGCCTTCTGATCGCTGCCTCCGCCGCGCCCGCCTTTGCGGAAGAGGCCAAGACCCCGGCCGTCGCTGGTGAGCAGACGAACCCGGCTGCTCCGGTCGCCGGCGCGAACAGCTTCACCGAAGACCAGGCCCGTGCTCGCGTCACCGACGCCGGCTACACCGACGTTTCGGCGCTGGTTAAGGACGCTGAGGGCATCTGGCGCGGCAAGGCATCGAAGGGCGGAGCCATGATGGACGTTGCCGTCGACTTCCAGGGCAACGTCACCAGCAAGTAA
- the glf gene encoding UDP-galactopyranose mutase, which yields MNRFGRSRQVYFFEEYIPTEHHSPYLETHPYEGTNIVSIRPRLPRDWDEPRREAGLRQLLDLMLRLNGIIKPILWFYSPSMFSFARHVDASAVVYDCMDELANFRFAPPRLKELEAELMENSDLVLTGGSSLFSTRRNRHDNIHLFPSGVEIEHFATARSDVQPAADMAALPGKKLGFYGVIDERIDLPLLAELARSHPEWSIVMVGPLAKIGHHELPSAPNLHFMGPRAYGDLPACLAAWDVALMPFAINEATRFISPTKTPEYLAAGLPVVSTPIVDVVATYGDNPEAVRIADTPAAFIAACEAALAADPATFLPEIDPKLATMSWDGTFRRISALVDQAISARLMPPPAPAVRRYAQGGAYDYLIVGAGFAGSVLAERLAADSGKRVLVCDRRPHVGGNAYDHHDAAGILVHKYGPHIFHTNSDDIVAYLSRFTAWRPYQHRVLASVGERLMPMPINRTTLNALYQLNLRTDAETEEFLRSRAEPQEMIRSARDVVINQVGSELYRTFFEGYTRKQWGVDPSELDKSVTARVPTRSNADDRYFLDQFQAMPLHGYTAMFENMLDHDNIELALGVDYRDLRADGLAKRIIYTGPIDEYFDHRFGALPYRSLRFQHETLAQRRFQPVAVVNYPDPEIPYTRITEYKHLTGQTHRQTSITYEFPQDAGDPYYPIPRPENAALYKQYEALSREHPNVTFVGRLGTYRYYNMDQVVGQALATYRRMGADLAQTQEVPV from the coding sequence ATGAACCGGTTCGGCCGGAGCCGGCAGGTCTATTTCTTCGAGGAATACATCCCGACCGAGCATCACTCGCCCTATCTCGAAACCCATCCCTATGAAGGCACCAACATAGTGTCGATCCGACCGCGCCTGCCGCGCGACTGGGACGAGCCCCGGCGCGAGGCGGGACTGCGGCAGCTGCTGGACCTGATGCTGCGGCTCAATGGCATCATCAAACCGATCCTCTGGTTTTACAGCCCGTCCATGTTCAGCTTTGCCCGGCATGTGGACGCGTCGGCGGTTGTCTATGACTGCATGGACGAGCTTGCCAATTTCCGCTTTGCGCCGCCCCGGCTCAAGGAACTGGAAGCGGAGCTCATGGAGAATTCCGACCTGGTCCTGACGGGCGGCTCCAGCCTGTTTTCAACCCGGCGGAACCGGCACGACAACATCCATCTGTTTCCCTCGGGCGTCGAGATCGAGCACTTCGCCACGGCGCGCAGCGACGTCCAACCCGCCGCGGACATGGCGGCGCTTCCGGGCAAAAAGCTTGGCTTCTACGGCGTCATCGACGAGCGTATCGACTTGCCCTTGCTGGCAGAACTCGCCCGATCGCATCCGGAATGGTCGATCGTCATGGTCGGACCGCTCGCCAAGATCGGCCACCACGAACTGCCGAGCGCGCCCAACCTGCATTTCATGGGCCCGCGCGCCTATGGCGACCTGCCGGCCTGCCTCGCGGCCTGGGACGTGGCGCTGATGCCGTTCGCCATCAACGAGGCGACGCGGTTCATCAGCCCGACCAAGACGCCGGAATATCTGGCGGCCGGACTTCCGGTCGTCTCCACGCCGATCGTCGATGTCGTCGCCACCTATGGCGATAATCCGGAAGCCGTGCGCATCGCCGACACGCCTGCCGCCTTCATCGCGGCGTGCGAGGCCGCGCTGGCGGCAGATCCCGCGACGTTCCTGCCGGAAATCGACCCCAAGCTCGCGACCATGAGTTGGGACGGCACGTTCCGCCGCATATCGGCGCTGGTCGACCAGGCGATCAGCGCCAGGCTGATGCCGCCTCCCGCCCCGGCCGTACGCCGCTACGCGCAGGGTGGCGCGTATGACTACCTCATCGTCGGCGCAGGCTTTGCCGGCAGCGTCCTGGCCGAACGGCTGGCTGCGGACTCTGGCAAGCGGGTGTTGGTCTGCGATCGCCGCCCGCATGTCGGCGGCAACGCCTATGACCACCATGACGCCGCCGGCATCTTGGTCCACAAATACGGCCCGCACATCTTCCATACCAACAGCGACGACATCGTCGCGTACCTATCGCGCTTCACGGCGTGGCGGCCTTACCAGCATCGCGTGCTGGCCTCGGTCGGCGAGCGCCTGATGCCCATGCCGATCAACCGGACGACGCTTAACGCGCTCTATCAGCTGAACCTGCGCACCGACGCGGAAACCGAGGAATTCCTCCGCTCCCGGGCGGAGCCACAGGAAATGATCCGCAGCGCCCGCGACGTCGTCATCAATCAGGTTGGCAGCGAACTATACCGGACATTTTTCGAGGGCTATACCCGCAAGCAATGGGGCGTCGATCCGAGCGAGCTGGACAAGTCCGTCACCGCCCGCGTGCCGACGCGCTCCAATGCCGACGACCGGTATTTCCTCGATCAGTTCCAGGCCATGCCGCTTCATGGCTACACCGCGATGTTCGAGAACATGCTCGATCACGACAATATCGAGCTGGCTCTGGGCGTGGACTACCGGGATCTGCGCGCCGACGGACTGGCGAAACGGATCATCTATACCGGCCCGATCGACGAATATTTCGATCATCGCTTCGGCGCCTTGCCCTACCGCAGTCTGCGCTTCCAGCACGAAACCTTGGCGCAGCGGCGCTTCCAGCCTGTCGCCGTGGTCAACTATCCCGATCCCGAAATCCCCTATACCCGCATCACGGAATACAAGCATCTGACCGGCCAGACCCACCGGCAGACCAGCATAACCTACGAATTCCCGCAGGATGCAGGCGACCCCTACTATCCAATCCCCCGGCCGGAAAATGCCGCGCTCTACAAGCAATACGAGGCGCTCTCGCGGGAGCACCCGAACGTGACCTTTGTGGGCCGCCTTGGAACCTACCGTTACTACAACATGGATCAGGTCGTGGGCCAGGCATTGGCCACCTATCGCCGGATGGGGGCCGATCTTGCCCAGACCCAGGAGGTGCCGGTTTGA